GATCGGCATGATGTGCTATATTAAAAGATATATATTTCACAATGTTATGCATCGTCGCGCCTAGCTGCCTTTCCACAACCCGTTTTATGCTCATCTGAAGGCATGGCAACTACAGTGGCTAAGAGGGTGGATGACATTCCGAGAAAGTGGTACAGACACGAAGAGCTAGAAAGCCTAGTCCAAAGTACTTGTAAACTAGGCGGTCAATTGCGTTTGCTGGGAAAGCTTGAAGACTCGTTATTGCAAGTGTCTTACTACGATGCTACAGAACACTGCCTTGCGCTTTCAAGTGTTAGTACGCCATACCGGCTGTTTGCCTTAGCACTCAGCATTTTAAATCCTTCCACAAATGTGTATGCAACAGCTCCTTATGAAGATGCTTTCAATTGGTCTGAAGTTATGCACACCCTAAAAGCACTCGCCTCGTACGAACGTTACCACTGGCCACAAACAGAGTTTTATGTCGTCGATTTCCGTTCACAACTCAAAGCTGAGCTGGATCGCGACAAATTGTTCGAGCTTGATAGGGAATCGCATCGTGAAGCAACACAATCTGGAGGACTTTTAAAGTATTGGTTTGGTACCCCTGATTCTGAGCGCAAAAACCTTGCCACTTGTATGTCATTGATCTCCAACATACTAACTCTTGTTAGGTCTTTGGCGAGACAAAGAAGATGCCATTGCAGGGGGTAAAGGCCCCTGGCATAAGTTAGCCCGTGGTTGCACTGTCCATATGTACGACCAAATAAACGTTCGTGCACTACGGTTGACAATCGACAAGAACATAGAAGGGTGGGCGTTTGAGCCCTTTAGCACGGGCTAGGGACTTCAATACATTCCAAGGTCGTTGGAAAGTAGGAAAAAGTCGAGTCCAGCAAGCAGCGTTGTATCTTCGCCCATCCCAAACGTTGGATTTGTGTCCATATTCGCATTGAGATCCATCCCAGGATATTCTTTCAGTGCACCAACATTGTCTCCGTTCAATTCATCGAAGGGAAGGAACAGGTTTGCTCCAGTCCATTGCAGGTCAGGCGCAAAGTCCACAGTTGGTATCACATTTGTATCCGTTAAGACAGGTTGCTTGCCCCTTTCACGTCCACAGAATTGGCGGATCTTCGACACTGTTTTTGAGAAGTCAACTGGTCCGCGACTGAAGTCGCTTCCTAGCTCGTCAATAAAGTCCATTGCTTTGCCCAAGGTTTGCTGGTGAACATGCAAGTTAACCCCTTGTAATGCCAGGCTATCCGAAGAGCCAACCTTCGCAGCCACAACACAGGATAGTGCCAATGCACCACAAAGCAGATGCCACTTGAGATATGGTGCCACAACATTTGGGTTGCATGTCTCGCGCAATTCTTCCCAAACCAGTACAGCGATGTTTGCTCCTTCAATACATGTATCCAAAGAGCGCCGGAAAGCCAGCTCACTCACGCCAGCTCGGAGATGAGTAAGATGCAAGCGGAGCAGTAAATGATGGATACTCTCCTGAACAAATGCACGCTGTACGGCAAGGTACGGGTGCTCTCTGTGTATTTTCAATACTCTCGGCGATTTCTTGATATGCTCGTCTTGTCTGAAATAGTCTGGAAGTGAGTTCAAGATGAGCCGTAACTCCCCGTCGAGACGAATGACTTCGTCATACGGCGGCGCCATAATCTCGCGCTTACTCAAACGCTCAAGACAAATTTCGGATAGCATCCTGGCACAGCGCGAAATGTTCAGACGTAGTTTGCAATAGACATTGGAGGTGATACGGTATGGATCACGGACCACCTCGAGAGGTAGCGTACTAAGCTGAAGAACCTCATCGTCCGTCAAAGAAGCTGGTGGAGCAGTCTTGTTCATCCCTTCCGAGATAGTATAGCCGAAATCGACGTGCATCGACAGGGTCCAGTCATGGGCCACCAGTGTTGTCCAGATTTTCCGgcccagctcgcgcttggGAAGGTCATCCGGTGCAAACTCAGTCAAGCACGGAAAACTTTGCAAGAACATCTTATCATTTCCGTTTTGCGCTTGTTTACTGCGAACGCGCTCCAGTTCTTCACAAGTGTCGCCCAGGCGATTCAGGCCCATCATTTTTGCAAGTCGAATGATGTTCGAGTACCCTAGAGTGCCAAGGCCAATACGATTCATACGTAGATGTCTCCTTTGCTGGAGCATCAGTGCCTGTAAAGTCCATAGCGTCGCGTGTTCCTCGCATTCGGACTCGTGCAAGAAAAACTCAGAAAGGAGGTAGTAATCCTCGATTGCGCGCAAGAAGTCTTCAGAGTCGGTGCATTCATGAAACAGGTTCAGAACATGAAGGCGGGGCAAATACATCACATCATAAGTGACGTAAAGCAAGGCATAGACAAGTGAAAGGAGCCCATAGTTTCTCACGTCAGCCCAGAAAGACGACGGTGGCGCAACAGCTTCGATACCAAAATCCAGTTCTTTTGGAGATTGTGCATCAGGGTGGATATCCTTCAAATGCTCCCAAAGCATGCTCAAATCATTGTGCAAAATGACGCTGTTCACGCACTGCGAAAGAGGCTCTACCTCTCGCAAATAGACGGAAACGAGCTGATGCAATAAGCGACGGTCTGGCAGCAGCCGGAGTTGATGAGACATGATTTTTTTCCACAATGTTGGGTTAAAGGTACACAGTTGAGCAAGTCGTGAACCTTTCGTCCTTTTGGCTTCAAAGAGGCCTGATACCGTTTTCTCTTCCTGGGCCATCAAGGAAAAGGCACTGTACTGTTCAGCAGCAATGCCCAGATCATACAGATTCGGGTTTGAAGCCCGTTGTATGTGCTCTGAAATTTCCTTTTCCTTCCAGTTCTGTTTCGTTGACGGGGTGTTTTTCACGCTAGCATTGTCACGTTCGTCGCCCCAACGACACTCGCCCACAATACCACGCCTGATGCACGTAGCACAATTAGGTACATTTCGATCACATTTTATCTTTCGCTCACGACATGGGAGGCAGCTTACATGTTTCCTGATTCTTCGCGCTTTGGGACGGGGCTGTTCCACATGTTGTTCACCCCCGCTTTCCGAAGCGGACATGGCGGCGTTAGTGGAAACGATGCGGGGACCAAAACCTCCACATTTTTAATACCGCTTGCTTAGAAATGGCGGGGTCACGCTGAAATGAACTGTCGGACACGAGGCCGAAAGGGCACGACAACGCCCGATGGGCCGTCAAAAGCACTTAGCCTCAAAGTGCATCTAAAAAGCGTATTAAAATGGTTTGCGCTCATATATTAGAGTACACTCGATAATAACAGCTAACTAGTTCTAAACAATGCGGGAGGTAACATAGAGACCATAACCATTAGGCAAGGCCACTGCTGAGCGGTATTATATTTACAATTAGCAGCGGCCGCGAATGACATCGCGTAGGGAAGGTTTGTTTGTCTTATCGACAGGGTTAATGCCAACATAACGCGACGGCGTGAATGCGTAGAGAACACCGGGGATTGCAGCAACAGCGACAAAGATGAGGTCAGGCACGACGCTGACCACGTAGAACGCCGGCTTTGTGCAGACGGCATCGTAGTTAAACATTGTAGCAACACTGACTGAAGGTTAGAGAGGCAAAGTCAGATACGTACAAGTTTGTTTCATAACGAAGAGACCTGTGAGTACCAACATGAAAATGTTCATCTGTTATGTTAGCATCTGTTCAAGCGGCTCTCTTGACATACCTTGTAAATGAGGTCATGCGACGGCGACATAGTCGACTCCATCTTCACACTTGGATGGTAGATGCGAGTCGTAATCAAGCTGCTTTGGACGGTCGGCACAGACGATTCTTCCTCCTTGGTAACAGGCGGTTGCACCTCATGCCTGTTCTTCGCGACCCAGTTGAAGGTGAGTGACAGTATAATGTATATGCCCACAAGCATAGCAAGCATGATGCACGAAGTGACTTGCAACGCGACCCTACCGTAGTTCCCCGGGTTCGAAAGATTAGCGGCACCCGACGCTGTAACCGCGATGAGACCCGAGATGGTCAGAGAGTAGACCACAGTAAAGCGACTGTGCTCTGAAAACCGGAACACCTTCGGGAGAGGCATAACCGAGGTTGTGATTGCACACCATGCCGTGTAGAGGCGATAAAGGGCGCGAATCACAAGAATAGTGCCGATCGAGTACAACGCGATGGACGCCGCAAACATGGGAACGTTTCCACCACCCTGAGAGATGGCGAAGCGGAGGGCAAATGATGCTGTTTGTAATGTGGTAAACAGTGCAAGAATGCCTGTCACGATCTTGGGCCTGCTGAAAATGGTGTAAAGGATAAGCACCACTGCAAAGAGACCAAACAAGATCGTAAAGAACATGTCACCCCCCGCACTCGTACATGACGATAGATAGACTGACTCGGCTGACATAGCTTTGATGTTATGGTACAGAGTGAAGACAATTGCACTTATAAGCAAGTATGGCGTAAACGAGCGAAAGCCACACCACGGACCACCGTCGTTAAATGCCGTGGGCGTGCTTATTACGCCCAATGCCTTGAGCGAGGACCAATTACTGGTTTGTAATTGTGCCCATTCCCCCGCCTATTTTTGTATCGTGCGCACGTGGTAATCTTGTCAGGTACACGGATCCTATCCCGATCCCGATTCACCGCCTTGGAGAGTTACACCGCCTGGGCTATGCTAATTTATTCAGCCTACATATGCCAAGACCTGTTCCCATGACACTGGCATCGGATAGGACAATTAGTGCCCTGACCAGGGAAAGATAGGCGAAATTACATGTCATGTAACGATATGCAACGCACAGGCCCATCCATTAGCCAGTTAGATAACACCATGCCCTGTCAAACCGAAGCGGTGCTCGAACGTGCGTGTAGACATAGGGGATGAGGTCTTGGCAAGAGATTGCGAAATCAACGCTATAAGTTAGTGACGTAGCGCTGGCAGAGCTATCTACTCTTATCCCATCACCCCTTTCCACTATGTCTGCCGCTTCGTCTGCGAAGCAGAGCATGGACACAAGCCAAACGACTCCTAACACATCGTACATGCCTGAGCTGTGCGCTGATGAGCCTACAACCATGGCCCACTGGGCCGATCCCGAACGTCAGGGGGCGGCAGATGTCGAGGAAAAGAGCACCTGCGAGCCCAAGGCCGGGCAAAGCCCATTTCTTGCGTCGTGGGATGAGACGGACAAGCATATGAACCCCCGCGGATGGACTAGGTCTTATCGCATGTTCCTCGTCTTCCTGGTTTCTTGCTACACGGTTCTGAGTCCGATCGCAAGCACTTCAAACGTGCCTGCGTTGGACGTTCTCCGTCGTGACTTTGGCGTTGACTCCTTCGTCGTGGGCAACATGATGATGTCGGCTCCCATGCTTGCGTTTGTAGTGGCTCCCATCTTCTACGCTCCCTTGAGCGAGCAGTTTGGGCGCAAGTACATCCTCCAAGTGACCAACATTGTGTACGTATCCATTTCTTACCGACAGCTTCTTGATTTTTAACCTGTGCTGTGGCTTTGCCCGGAACTCGACCGAGATGATCATCTTGCGCTTCTTTATGGGTATGGCCGGTGTTGCACCGGTCGCCATTGGCCCGGGTGTGGTTGCGGATCTCTTTGAACCCGAGGAGCGTGGACAGGCAATGGCCATGTACACCCTGTCACCCATCCTTGGCCCCTGTATCGGCCCCATCTACGCTGGATGGATCGTGCAAGAGTTTGGAGAAGACAAGTGGCCCTGGATCTTTTGGGTATCGACCATGCTTGGCGGTGTGATTACTGTACTGGGGCTCTTCTTCTTGCAAGAGACGTATACCCCCGTGCTACTGGAGCAGAAggcacgccgcctgcgGAAGGAGACGGGCAACGCCGAGTGGCACACCGTCTTTACAATGAGAGagccgctgcgtgtgcgCATCTTCCACGGTCTCTTGCGTCCTTGTATCTTCCTTGCGACACAGCCCGTGGTCCTGGTCACCTGTCTGTACCAAGGTATCATGTTTGGATGTCAGTACCTGCTTCTTGCCTCCTTCTCGCGTGTGTTTAAGGAAGAGTACAATCAACCTCCAGGTATTGCTTCGCTGCATTACTTTGCCATGATCATCGGATTCCTGATCAGTGGATTCATTGGGGGCAGATGGGTGGACTGGAACTATGGCCGCTTGAAGGCCAAGAACAACGGGGTAGGCAAACCCGAATTCAAACTCCCTCTGCTGGTAGTGACCGGCATCAGCATGCCTATCGGTTTGATCTTGTACGGTTGGACAGCCGAGTACAAAATGCACTGGATTGCACCCGATATTGGCATCTTTATCCTGGCGTGGGGCCTGCGCGCCACCATGTTCATCTGCCCTCTGTACCTGGCAGACTCTGTTACAATGTATgcggcatcggcgtcgagcgctgGAATCATGACTCGCGGCGTCTTCTCCTTCACCTTTCCACTCTTTGCTCCCAATATGTATGAAGCTCTCGGACAAGGATGGGGCAACAGCGTGCTTGCCCTAGTCACCTTTCTCATCGGCCTTCCTGCGCCATTCGTACTGTACCACTTTGGAGAGAGGTTGCGTAACCGCTCCTCGTACTCTCGGAAGGGTATGGCACTCATGTCGTGATGTAACATTTATGAAACATAGACAATCCCTTGTAGGTAACGACAATCCCAAGCGTATAACATCCTCTGGAAGTGGGCTGGTGAGATGCGATGAGGGAATTCCGAATATTGCCGCGTCGCTTGGGCCCACATTTAAATTATGCACGCCATCTGACGCCTCTTTTTTATTCGACCGCCACGAATGACATGGGAGTCATAGGAGTGAATGGCGGCTCTGCATCAGCAAAGAGTCCCACCGATGCATCGAGAACGCCGCCTCTTGATGAGGACCAAGAGGTTCCAGCGATGGTACCGAATGGACATGCAGAATTGAAGCAGGACGTCGAAGAAGAAGACGCGTACATCGTGACGTGGGATCAGAGCGATGCGCATGAGAACCCACGCAGCTGGTCACGACGATACCGCATGTTTCTCGTGTTTATTGTCTCGTGCTACACGCTGCTGTCTCCCATTTGCAGCACGATGAATGCGCCGGCACTTGATACACTCCAGCGCGAGTTTCACGTCGAGTCCGAGACGGTGACCAACATGATGATGTCGGCTTCGATGCTTGCATTTGTCATAGCGCCGATGTTTTATGGTCCACTGAGCGAGCGTTTGGGACGCAAGTACATCCTGCAAGTTTCGAATGTCATGTATGTGCAGGCACTTACCCAGTTTCCTCATTTTCAACGTGGGATGCGGTCTGTCACGCAGCGCAGAGCAGATGATTATCCTGCGCTTTTTCAACGGCCTTGTGGGTTGTGCTCCTGTTGCGATCGGCGCAGGAGTCATTGCGGATCTCTTTGAGCCGGACGAACGTGGCGAGGCTATGGCCATGTACACGCTCTCGCCTGTGCTAGGCCCGTGTATCGGCCCCATATTTGCAGGCTGGATTATCCAGGGGTATGGCGAAGAAAAGTGGCGCTGGATCTTTTGGACGTCGACCATGTTTGGAACGGCGATCACCGTACTTGGTCTATGCACACTAAAAGAGACTTATTCGCCTGTCCTCCTGGAACGCAAAGCACGGCGTATACGCAAAGAAACCGGCAACCCAGAATGGCACACAATATTTACCATCAAAgagtcgctcgcgaccCGCATTGCGCATGGTGTCATGCGGCCGTGCATTTTTTTGGCGACGCAACCCGTGGTCCTGGTGACGAGTATTTACCAGGCGCTCTTGTTTGGGTGCCAGTACTTGCTGCTCGCCTCCTTTTCGCGTGTGTTCAAGGAAGAGTACCACCAGCCTCCTGGCATTGCATCGTTGCATTATATTGCCATGGGCCTCGGTTTTACATTGAGTGGGCAGGTAGGCGGCCGCTTTGTTGACTGGAACTATCGCCGGCTCAAGCAAAAGAATGGCGGACAAGGGATACCCGAGTTCAAACTTCCACTGTTAATCGTTACTGGATTCCTGATGCCAATTGGATTGTTGATTTACGGATGGACGGTGGAGTACCATGTCCACTGGATTG
The Malassezia japonica chromosome 2, complete sequence genome window above contains:
- a CDS encoding uncharacterized protein (EggNog:ENOG503NWFT; TransMembrane:17 (n8-20c25/26o35-61i73-93o105-125i173-199o219-239i260-280o292-312i347-367o387-406i427-449o461-483i561-586o606-627i648-668o680-700i707-729o741-762i); SMCOG1106:major facilitator transporter; COG:S; antiSMASH:Cluster_1): MMMSAPMLAFVVAPIFYAPLSEQFGRKYILQVTNIVYMIILRFFMGMAGVAPVAIGPGVVADLFEPEERGQAMAMYTLSPILGPCIGPIYAGWIVQEFGEDKWPWIFWVSTMLGGVITVLGLFFLQETYTPVLLEQKARRLRKETGNAEWHTVFTMREPLRVRIFHGLLRPCIFLATQPVVLVTCLYQGIMFGCQYLLLASFSRVFKEEYNQPPGIASLHYFAMIIGFLISGFIGGRWVDWNYGRLKAKNNGVGKPEFKLPLLVVTGISMPIGLILYGWTAEYKMHWIAPDIGIFILAWGLRATMFICPLYLADSQDVEEEDAYIVTWDQSDAHENPRSWSRRYRMFLVFIVSCYTLLSPICSTMNAPALDTLQREFHVESETVTNMMMSASMLAFVIAPMFYGPLSERLGRKYILQVSNVIAEQMIILRFFNGLVGCAPVAIGAGVIADLFEPDERGEAMAMYTLSPVLGPCIGPIFAGWIIQGYGEEKWRWIFWTSTMFGTAITVLGLCTLKETYSPVLLERKARRIRKETGNPEWHTIFTIKESLATRIAHGVMRPCIFLATQPVVLVTSIYQALLFGCQYLLLASFSRVFKEEYHQPPGIASLHYIAMGLGFTLSGQVGGRFVDWNYRRLKQKNGGQGIPEFKLPLLIVTGFLMPIGLLIYGWTVEYHVHWIVPDIGIFILACGVRMTLFICPLYLADAITMYTASAASALVMTRGLFSFTFPLFSPMLYSRLGQGWGNSVLALATASIGLPSPFILYRYGAGLRDRSAYSKRAMKLIS